The Candidatus Palauibacter australiensis nucleotide sequence CGACGTGATCGCGCCGAACGGGCGCTACGTGGGCACGCTCGCGCCGGGTACCGCGACGCTGCCCGACATGCCGGCCGCGTTCGGTCCGGACGGCCTCGTCGCTTTCATCGATACGGACGCGCTCGACGTCCCGGTCATCACCGTGAGACGGCTGCCGCCCGGGATCCGCTGAGAATCTCTCCCACCCCGGCGCGCGCTCCTCACCGCGAACCGAAGGTGTTCCGCACGCGGAGCGATCGCCGGAAGTAGGCCGTCCAGACTGTCGCCCACGCCAGCGACCCCACCACGATGGCCGCGAGGATCGCGATTGCGGCCACCCATTCCTCGGGGTTTCTCCTCTGCGCCGCCCCGTCGGTCTCGAGATTGAAGGGGACGGCGGCCGCGCGCAGCGTGATCACGAGGGCGACGACCCACAGCGCGACGACGTTCCACCTCGGGGCTCGCGGCGACTTCAGGAGGATGAGGGCGAGCGGGGACGCGAGGAGAAGGAAGATCGCGCCCAGCAGCCAGAGGGCATAGTCAAGAAACCATCCCGACAGGCCCGCCGAATGGACGAGCAGGAACGGGATGGAACCCAACAAGTAAACCAGGAGCCAACCTCCCACGCCGACCGGCGTGGTTCCGTCGATCGGGGTCTCCGTGTTTGGAGCTGGTCCCATCAGGGCGCCAGCCATTCCGGTGCACGAAGGGCGCCCGCGACGCGGTGCGACATCCGCCGCCGCGAGATCGCCACGGTCGTGCGGGCACGTTCCCCCGTCACGGTCGCGTCGATCTCCGAAGCCGCTCGGAGGCCCGACTGGAGGGCTCCCTGCAT carries:
- a CDS encoding DUF2569 family protein — protein: MGPAPNTETPIDGTTPVGVGGWLLVYLLGSIPFLLVHSAGLSGWFLDYALWLLGAIFLLLASPLALILLKSPRAPRWNVVALWVVALVITLRAAAVPFNLETDGAAQRRNPEEWVAAIAILAAIVVGSLAWATVWTAYFRRSLRVRNTFGSR